Below is a genomic region from Erigeron canadensis isolate Cc75 chromosome 7, C_canadensis_v1, whole genome shotgun sequence.
aaaagacccttcaacctttgcatgggatgaggatcaaaccatgacctctgttttcaGAGGCCAAAGTGTTTAATTACCACTGATCCGAccatacttgtttttttttgtttttttttattttttattcttttttttaggaAGTGTTACCAAATATTTAACTCACTAGCTATACTTTACAGTCATTCCTTTAAGTCATTGTAAATTCAGTtgtatttctaaaaattttctatGTTTTCAATGATTTTTTCGAGTTTTAGGCATTTTGATATATAGTTATCTCTCCTTAAGTTAGACAAATACGTCTTTACGAGTTTTATAAGCAAGtttaaaattgataattaatACATTGATCTATATCGGATATTCGTTTCACCCGTAACACTACTAAAACtactgtatatattattatttttattttccgaAGAAACaaaatacacataactttattAACGGATTGTGTAGCCTAGACTACCCCCTTTGTTCTATAAATTTACGCCTGTGGCTAAATGTAACCACATGACTAAAGCTACTTTTCATTACTAGATACTCGTACATTTTATTAATAGAATTATTGATATCTTATGCCTACTTTTGTTTTCCAATTTTACTATTAGATGTAAAACGTTTAGTTAGTCCTTTAACACTAATTTGAGATGATGAGCATAGTGTCCGCCTGTTGCAGCGGCGGTGGAGATGAAGGGCGGTCGTGGAGATGAAGGGCGGTCGTGGAGATGAAGGGAGACGGTGAAGAAGGAGGGCGACGGCAGTCCGGAGAGTGATAAAAGGTAGAAGAAATTAAGTGTATTATGATTAGAGAGAATTAGATAAATAAGGGTATATAaggattttatatttaaatagggGTATTATGAGAATACtgaaaaatatgcttaatttccaaatataaaaaactaatatgctttataaaggtttatatttataagtttatatattatagataactCATTCTTAATCAGTAAAATTtaagtttgtttaatttttgtatgtgacatttttgaatatatatataattttttctttaactttaattttaaaaaaagcttGTTTTCATTAAACCAAGCTCGTACGTAACTAGCTAATTAGTCAAATTCAACATCAAATCGTTCGGTCTGTCACTCAATTATATTCTACTTTGTTTCATACttaatttcattttcatatataaaagattCGTAAGTCGTAACACAATATATAGCCTGATGATGTTTTTATTAACACACTAATAACATGCATGCAATAATTCTAttctaatacatatataaaagagctaattatattaaatatatatccaaatcaAATAACAAAACTAACCTTGAAGATCCCATGGCTCAACCTTGTTCAAGTCAATTTCTCTAATAACATCCATATCGAATTTCTGGAAAGAAATtttcttcttcaagtagtaaTGAAGCAGTTCTTCATCCGTTGGATGAAACCTAAACCCCGGTGGAACACCTCCACTCGACGAAGCCATCACACGCTCACTAAGTGCTTATAATTCTTTTCTCTAAATAGATATACGTAtcgatcttttctttttctttgttttacgAAAAAGGATCGGATCGATCGATCATATATCAGTCTAAAATTGATGTGCAAAAAGGTTTTATATAGTGGttaataatgtttatatatattttgtgagGTGTCAAGGAATTGAAGAAGGGATGTGAAAGTTGAAGGCCGGTGACTACGCCGGCGGTGTAGCTTAAAGCTAACGTAGAATGCAAGTCATAGTATTTGGACTCTTAGACATGATCCCATGCAATTTCAACTTCTTTCCCCACGCGCTTTTCTATATGCGCGTGTATACATGTACTTTCCCGcttacaattttttttgttacactTCAATCTGCATGAACCGAATTTGATGATACAATTGTGCTTGGATGTCActctaaaaataaagaaataaaaaaaaaaattctctcattttaaatgttttagtttAAGGTTAAGTCACTGGATAACTAATGTACTTTTACTCATTTACATGGTTACCCATTAAACTGgattattgatatatatcacccacatatatactttttaatttttttacatgGTTACCCATTTTTTACCTGATAACCTGTTGTAATAAGTTAAACTTTTTTTCTAATTCAAAATTCATaagttcatttatttatatgctTATCTCTCTTCCAATATGGGTTAAtcattagttataaaaaaaaattggatcaGGAAGGCAAAGATCAAAAATCCAATATACAACTTGGATCAGGAAGGCATCAATCATCTCGTGAGGGACAAACTCAACAAAAACAAACCAACTTCTTAATTTGATACATCTCGTTTATATTACAAATATCCCATGGAAGACCCATATCCGAACACTCCATAGAAGACCCAGATTCAAGTTGAAGAAGACCCGGTCGGCCTTACAGATTTTCTTTGTTTTCAGATGCGAACTTTTCAATCCAGATTCAATAGGCTTGAATTCTTCGATTTTTTTTATCAGATTCTCTTTGTTTTTCAAACTTTGTACACACATAttgtatatgttttatatatacacatatatatataattatagtaCGCGGAGTATTTGTTTATGTATCAATGGAAACAGATGCATTAGGAATGAATTTTAAGTCttgttttgatattttcttttactttttattaatctTAAATCACAAGCCCAAGACTTATTGTTGCTTTCATCTATATACTGACTTGTTTTGATTTATTAGTATTTCTgtcctttttgtcttttcttttaTCCGTTTTTTAGAGAACGAGGGATATTCTGACTTGCATATTGATAGAAAAATGGATGAATGTTGAATTTGGAAAAAGtgtaatgatttttttaatgaaagaaatatttttttagggTGATATTGAtgaaatctgaaaatgtttGATGACATCTGGAAATGAATATACAACGATGATGAAATCTGGAACTctactttaaaaagaaaagcatTTAACTTGTTATAGCAGGTCATCAGGTCAaaaatgggcaaccatgtaaaaTAAGTGAAATTACATTAGTCATCTAGTGACTTAACcctttagtttattttaaagtttttttctttcaactttaatAGTAAATAGTTTCATTTGTATTATATAGTGCATAAAAATTAAATAgctgaaaaatacatttaaaatccaatatatttatatattttgtatcattattacataatataaactaaaatatttacagtcaaaggtaaaaaaaaaaaaaaaaaaaaaacaatgaaaataaATTGGATGAAGTTATTAATAATGCATGGAGATTTTCCTAATTTTTTCGAGTTAACtcgaatatatatatgcctGTCTAATCGATCGGGTAACTTTATGGCTGTTTACAACCTTTTATCATCTGGTTTAAGATATTATTTAGAAAACTTAGTTAATCACCAGGTCACTTTAACGTTGATTCCaattaataaaactttattACACTCAACAAAACTGTAAGGTCCAAAGATTGCATAATATTTAATTCACAATTAATGTTAAACACTAAGTAAAGAACACAAAAGCAATTAGATAACGAGCCAATGGATTAAAACCCCAGTGGCATTCCGAAGTCCTGCAATGATGTTTGGATCCTGGGAGAGCAGAGTTCGAGTCTGAGCAGGCGAGGTTTTACTTCCAATTTAACGCCGTGTCTTTTGTAGCGGTTAAATTGGTGGGTTTTCTCTCCCCTGTGGTCCctgacttcgtggatcggtcgctagCGACTGTCTACCCATATGGATGTAATGGCTAGCCGTCCCGTAACATgaacgtttaaaaaaaaatagataacaGTTTAAACAattgtatattatattttcCATGTAGTAAATGAGTGGATATAAGGCTTAAATACTTAACATACAAAGACCAAAAATACACAAGGTATTACAAAGAAATACACTTGGTAATTTCTTGGACAAAAAACAAGAGATGTATTCAGTGGCGAAGCTAGAAAAATTTCAGTGGGGGGTcgggatctaaattttttttccctaacTCTATTTTTCGGGTAAATGGGGgtcgaaaccgagtatatcaaaaatttttctacacgaaaacaataAACCCCTatatcgcaaaaaaaaaaaaattcagggGGTCGGACGCCCCCTCCGGCCCCTTAAAAGCTACGCCCATGGATGTATTTACTATATATTACGAGTACCTTTTATTATAGGGCAATAGAGTAGGAAACAACTTTGTCAAACCTGTAGAAGCTAGGTTGTAAATAATCAACATTCGGTGAAGATCTTTGCATTTTGCTGAGTGTGCATtgcttgtttgttttcttggataAAAGAGAAAAGCGGTGTTATACTGTTTTATTTTCATACGAATAAAAGTCAGGTCATATAGTAGTCATTAGACTCTTTGGGActaattataagtttttttctttcaatttttcgTCATATATATTTGACTTAGAAGATATGGGCCGGGGTGAGTCATGAAATAATCCTCAAGTCATTTGAATAGAACCATGACTGACGTTGTTAGAGTTATCTCAACAAATTAATCTTTTACTAATTAGACAAATACTTCTTCCAAATTTTCtcaattcatttaaaatattaattctCTACCTAGAGCTAGCGCTAGCGTAAATGATTACTCACACACAGATTTAAATCGTAATTAGAAAGTAGTAttattaattcttctcttcttttatataaataaaataaaattgtttttagaactttttttttatgtaacatACCCATATTTTCTCTAAAGCTATTTTCTACAAATTTATGatgttataattatttttctttattatcaaaaattcatttttttatattaggccctttgttatttatttttttacatattatttttgtaaccttaaaaactttttttatatatattaggccctatgttatttatttttttacatttttttgtaaccttatatttttttaaaattaatatgaaaaatgatcgaTTGTATTCTAgctctctttatttttaattctatatctacCACTGATTTATGCTAgttagttttactttttttttatcacctaaTCGgattcatatattaattttatctttataaatatgttGCTATCtccatattaaaaattataatgtgtcgacaacaaattacatactaacaacaacaataacaacggTACCTAATGCGGCAAAAGCTGTGTTTGGGGGAGTTagaatgtagacaaccttaacCATACACGAAGATAGATAGACTACTTTCAGAAACATCTCCGATTAAAAAGAGGAAAAAGATAGAGAGTGTAAAAAGTTTAGTAAGCATACATGTTGGTCGAGTATTGTCTGACTACATTATAATTAGAGAAGAATAACAGACAGCACATAACACACTTTAGCGTAAAATGAACAATATATAGTAAAATGGGCATTTAAACTTATTAAACATCAACCTACATATGTAATAAACATGTATATGCACATACTACCAAACATGGTTTCAACAATTAGGAACGGTATGTGTAAAATTTCTCCTAAATTCCCTCCCAGCAAGCCAAAGAAACAAATATGGTTGAACCAGACATACACAACTCTccaaaattatatacataagtctatatattttttggttttaactttttaattatatagtaATTCTAATAAAGCCGATAGATATGATACTTTAGTAGAACTACTCTCGAGTGAAGAACCTTCGTTGTTGGTGGTGCAATGCACTTGCGAGTGAGCCGCGTCGTGGTATAAGTAAAGCACTATTATTAAATGCAAACAAACGATCCCGAGGTATAATAGTAATATTATACAAAGTAATTATTGCAAtatttgattgttttctaaGCAATTAAGAACCACCTCCTCGATCAACCTCCCCTCGAGATTTGGATGTAGTATTCAATTTAAAATTGCAATGTATTACATTCGACTGCTTGATGGAATATATTACGTGATAACAACCGACAATTATATTAACTAGTTTAGTTTAATTTGCTCTTATTCAGATGAAATTTATCGAagcttttttctctctttttcttggaaTAGCAAATATGTTGAAGCTGATAAAATGCGTCTAGCCATGAACAAACTTGTCATTTGGTTTTCGGTATCgaatttatatgataaaatgcCTCAAGTCTATTCCTATGTATCTCATGTGATTGTACAGAAACTAGACAATATTTACCTCGATGGTCTATGATGGGGGTTGTACAGAAACGATACAATATCACTATCTAGGTAGAAAAACTCTTAGAGGTTTTATCTAAATCATAGAAAATGATCTCCGGCACGCATCGGCATTTGCATGGGGTAAAAATCGAATCTGTAACCTCTGTCTTAtgttaaccacttgatctaTTCATTTGAAAGTCTAGTGTTATTTTATATCTCAAAGTAATTAAACAAACAATAGTTTCATAGTCGTATATACATGTATTATGTTCACTCAAATAAAGCAGAAAGGATTTACAACAACCATATCTTGTCGTTTCCCCTTTTCGTCCTACtactccttttttttcttttcaactaaCAGATTGGTGTGTAATATGTTTATTTCTCTTTAAACGtatatattaatcatttacaTTTAACCGTACGTGGTTGTTTTTTACAGAGACAAAGCCTCCCATTTTACTATATTTGACCATTTACATTTAATCAAGAGCTCATTTGCTAATATCCCTTTTTCCGATATGCGTGGAAAAACTCAATACAAAATTCAAGAGAAAAAAAGgcttagatatataaatttggtACGGCCACTATTACCACGTAACCAACTTGGGGAATTTATAAGTGGGGATAATATACCTTTCTTTCCTCTACTATACCAAGCTCAATAGAATGTACGGTTAGTATGCTAGACCTAAAGGCCATGTTAAACCGAAGATGAATTCTGACATATTATTGGTATCCAAAGCGGAAATGAGACTTGGGAGTCTTGCCATTAGAGATCTTGATTTAAAATTCGTAAAATAgcatttcatatataatttttaaattttattaattactaACTACTagtaattaattacttttttaaaGTTCTTGCTAATGACACCTTACAGCAAGTGataaccattatcataaaattcaaatacCTAGTAAGCTTTCAATACGagaaatacaagtttttttcaAGCTATTAACATTCCTTTTCATTAAATTCGTCCGAATTTTGCTTTTAAATACCAAGAAGGCGAGCTTCTCTGCTTTGATCAAGTCAAAAGCCCAGTCAGCCACCAAATCGGTGCACGTCACGTGACCTACTGCAGCAAAAATCcatttttagattaaaaaaaaatgttaatatagTTGTAAATTATCCCAAAATATTCTAATTACACATATGTCATGAATAGACATCACTCTTAAACAAAAGCTTTTATCGAATGAGCTAATCTCATACTAGCGAATATCCGAATACGTAAATTGTTTCTATGATGTTGAAACGTTTTCGTTAGTGTGAATTGAAATGGAAAACGTCCATTCTAATCAAGTAAGGAAAGTCAAATGAAGAAGATACAAATACATTAAAGTATAAATATTCCAAGGCTTAAGCCACATGTGCAACGCAAAGCTAATGCGGCTGTGCCTCTTACCTTTAATGGAACAACCATATGGCATGCATATTACTTTCCATctcaaaaatattgttttcGTACAAAAATCTCATGATTAAATATGGATAATTGAAATGAAAGAGATGATTAAAATGAAAGAGATGATTAATCTTTGtaaatattaacttaaaaattttcttaaaatcttaTAAATGTGACATGTGAATtacattaattttcttttttattcttgTCCCTTGATTGTCTTAAAtgtcattattttattattaaaaaggttttaggCTAAAAAGTTAGAAAGATAGATCATCTTTTATCATATGAATAgatttttattcatataatttCTAAGTAAAAAGGTCTTTGAGATATATACTTAAATGAAATGGTAACCAGTAGACAGTAATATACTCTAACATACTAATTTCTTTAAGTTAaaataagatattttgataacatacggaaaaataaattattagttgGTAGATAAACTAATGAagaaaaattgtaaactttttgaTATGAGATCAATCCAGATGGTTATTGGCCCAAGTATGAAATATCTATCAGTTTGGGTTAGAAGTAATTTCTGCTAGTCTCTAACTTTGAATAAAAGTAAAACTATTTATACTCACATCTTTATCTATTGTGGAAAATATAGTTGAGCATGGTTGTTACTTAGTTCATTAAGTATAAcgataaaaattattaatataaataaacgaTTTATTAAATGCTAAAGAGGCAAGTATGCCATATGCATTTGTTAATTCCTTGGAGCTGGAAAATAAAGTTGTAAAGGCTGCTCTTGCTGgtccaataataaattaataagccTAGTGTTACCAGTTGTCCACTTCCATTTAAACAAGGGCAGTTGGTGATCCATGCATCCAGTGGGTATCGATCATTTACTTTCCCAAGTGGGCTTTATCTAGGACTATGTTTGTTGGGTTGGGATAGTTAACACATTTCTAGAAGCTGTGGAGATATTCTCCAATGTAGGCTTTGAAATGGGctaaataaaatgaatatatgTACTATAGATCCATAAGAAAGACACTACATAGTCAAAACTCAAGTAtgaaaaaaatttgataaaatattaCATCTTAACACCCTAGGGTAGGCTGGTATGCAACAATCACTTTGTCAAGGAATAGTCTAAGGCCGGTACTGGAATAGGAAATGACTACAAAATTACTAGCTGCTCAGTTCCGTATCTCCTATTGTTAGGCATCTATTAGTCTATGAAAAAAGATTCTTGATTTTATAAGGTCCAAGTAAATCAAGTCATTTTAAACTTGTTTAGAACGACTATAAACTAAGATATGTATATCATAATTTGTGGTGTGGAATAAAGTTTGTTCAACTCTATTCAGGGGGGAAGGAGTGGGAGTCGGCTACCACTCGGGTTCACCGACCACGATCGGCTACACCGTTTTCAGGGTTCGGCTAGGACTCGGGTAGGTAGATTTCGGGTATTAGATTGGTTTGTGAAGCCGAGAGTCGTGGTGTTGATTTGAACGTTGGAACATGtggaccccccccccccccaacggCTACATACccctttaatttaaaaaaaaaaacctttctccctatatatacatttactaCTTACATTCATTTTAACACACACACCAAACACAAATATCATtttaacacacaaaaaaaaaccctttcttCTCAAATGTCTAGTTCATCGGAATCTCGTTGTGTCATTCTCGGATCGGATTCATCATCTGAATCCGATGGTATGTTCCTGCATAACGCACTTTAGTGGATGGAAGACACGGCATCTTCCAACGCGGTTCAAAACCGTTGAACCATAAAGCGCCAACGCGAAATTGGTCATCAAATTTTGCTTAATGATTGGTTCGTTGATGAGCCAAAATACGATGACACTTAGTTTCGAAAGAAATTTCGAATGGAAAAAAGCATGTTTTTGACAATCGTCGCCGACATCGAGGCGAATTTTCCATATTTTAGAGACGGGTTCTATGCACGTGGGCGAGGCAGTTTCAAACCACTCCAAAAATTCGCATCGGCAGTATGCCAACTCGCAACGGGCAATCCGCCCAACGAGTACGATGAGTACTTACACATGGCCGCGAGAATCGGCCGCGATTCTCTTGATCATTTTTGTGACGCCATCATTAAGTTGTATGGCCATGAGTACTTACGTAGGCATACCCAACACGACGTTGCTCGTATTTTCCAAGCTCACGAAGAACGCCATCACATGCCGgggatgcttggtagcatcAATTGTACACATGTCCAGTGGTTAAATTGTCCAAGACACTTGAAAGGACAATATACAAGAGGCAACCATACCGTTCCCACTATTATGCTTGAGATAACCGCTTCTCAagacttgtggatttggcatgcttattTTGGTGCTTCtggttcaaacaacgacatcaacgtgttGAACCAATCCGACTTGTATAACACGGAGCGAAATGGCACGGCCCCGGATAGTTCATTCGTCGTTAATGGTCGACAGTACAAACGCGGTTATTATCTAACCAACAGCATCTACAACAAGTACTCGACGTTTGTTAAAGCATACCCGTATCCTACTGACTCGAAGGAtaaaagattcaagaaattaCAGGAGGGGGCGATGAAAGATGTGGAGCGTGCTTTTGGGGTTCTAAAAGGAAAATGGAAGATTCTTAGACGTCCTCTCCGACCACTGATCAAAGAGAAGATTGGTCAGTATGTTTACGCGGCGTGTATTTTGCATAACATGGTGATAAAAGGTGATGGTCGAGCTATCTCGCCGGTTCACATCATGGACCAACCGGTCCAACCGGTGTGGGACGATACCTTTTACGCGGAGTTGCTAAACGAAGACATCCATCATCGTCTTCGTTATGAACTCACTGAACACGTGTGGGCTCAAGACTTGGGACATCTCGacgactagttttttttttttaaaataagtctagtgtttttattttaatgtttttttattttgtattgtttttattttaatgttttttttaattatgtattttttttttaaatgttatgtaatgttttttttaagtttttaataaaatgtttagttaaattattggtggaataaaataaaaagaaaaagaaaatgaatttgggtaagtttaataaattgGTTATGTATTTCAAGTGTTTTGGGTAAAAATTGGGTTAAATTGGGTAGTGGTGAGTTGGATGGTATTGATTGGATAAACATTTGAGTATTTTACCCAGGTCAAAAACCACTCCTTCCCCTCTCAACCAATACTTCTTATTAaatttagggtaaattacaaaaatcatacccgaggtttgttcaaaactacactggtcatacctacaattttaAAATTACGCGAGCCATACCCATCATTGTCAAAAACATACATTGACCATACCTATCAGTGACGGCCGTCAATTTGGCCGTTAATTCAAGTCACGTGttgtgcatgtgaggtatcaaaaccataattttgtgtatacatcaggtatcatttgtgtaattcaccctaataaaaattattacgatatttatatttatatttcatttattaaagtgggtagatattctatattaaaattcacagacacacacacatacacacatatatatatttttaaaaaaaacctatttcaaaataaaaattaaaaaaattataaaagaatgtCATCATATGATACAAGTTTAGGCTTAGAAATTCTAAGATTAGACTAACGATTAACCCTGGAACTTCAAACACAAAATACCACAAATTGCTAATTTTAAGATATATTCTAAAATCGTAACGAGTATTCGATATTGCTTTACCCTCTAATCTGAGGGGGATGTCAACAAACCATACGAAAAAATTATAttgctttttaaaattatatttttttaaataggtttttattaaaaagaataaatcataaattaataatagtaataatataataataataataataataataagatataaaagtgaaaattttagtgGTTTTGATGGTTCTCATCCTTGTTATATTTactatacacatataacaaaataataacgacattaataataattaatttatttttgtatcaactatttttctcgatatacttttcattataaaaattattgtttcataataaatgttatatctacccaacttaataaatgaagtataaataatactctaaaattcttaataattatttttatggtaaattaCAAGGATAATACCTGAAGTATCCacgaaattacagttttgatacctcgCATGCATGaaacgtgacttgacttaacggtcaaatagacgaccgtcagcgataggtatggttagcgtaagtttttgacaacagtGGGTATGACtcatgtaatttttaaattgtaggtatgaccagtgtagttttgaataaacctcaggtatgatttttgtaatttaccctatttATATCCCAAAAAGTAATTTAATATGACTTTCTCCTTTCATCAAGCAACCCgattgaaaatagaaaagtgtAATTTCATATTTCAATTATTTAAATAGAACTATTATAAACTGAGTAGATTCTAGTTTATAGTTGAATGAAAGTTTTCTTGGAGATCATGAACAAATCTTAAACAATGAACTGGCAATGGGACCACCTAAGCTCTGTAACATCCTAGTCTTTGTTTGGGAGAGAGGAGTGCATGTGCTTGTCTGGAATCATAACTATATGGGGactgatgttttttttttttttttcatatttttgaattttgctTCAAACTTTGTATCGCAATTCGACAGCGAAAGATTTAACATACGTTGTATTAATCAGGTCAGCGCTAGAAGGCTTCCTCGAAGTAAAAatatctatttcaaatacccgatgtgATAAAACCCCTATTAAttcgcccgaaggcacgacgttcaataggggtaaactctgtttcctcagacttgaacctgagtatacccaagtcaaactTTCATCAAAGGATTTCCTATGTACTTTGAAAgtattgaacccaaaaccttcTGCTTGTAAGACAGGTGATATTGGGACagatgtatttatttatttagttataaaatctatttttatttacatgTAATGTAATTTAATGCAAAAGAAGTCTTATAAAATACACGATCTTCCGAATTAGACCCTTTGTTTCAT
It encodes:
- the LOC122608867 gene encoding protein ALP1-like — its product is MEKSMFLTIVADIEANFPYFRDGFYARGRGSFKPLQKFASAVCQLATGNPPNEYDEYLHMAARIGRDSLDHFCDAIIKLYGHEYLRRHTQHDVARIFQAHEERHHMPGMLGSINCTHVQWLNCPRHLKGQYTRGNHTVPTIMLEITASQDLWIWHAYFGASGSNNDINVLNQSDLYNTERNGTAPDSSFVVNGRQYKRGYYLTNSIYNKYSTFVKAYPYPTDSKDKRFKKLQEGAMKDVERAFGVLKGKWKILRRPLRPLIKEKIGQYVYAACILHNMVIKGDGRAISPVHIMDQPVQPVWDDTFYAELLNEDIHHRLRYELTEHVWAQDLGHLDD